The Haliaeetus albicilla chromosome 27, bHalAlb1.1, whole genome shotgun sequence genome segment TTGATTTTATTCTAATATTTGGATTTCTATTTCATGGGTTAGCTAGATTTTATGGTGATTCCGAAATTGGATTATTTTGGActtttttgtgaaaagaaaagacCTGTTAACTAAGCCCTATGTTCTTCTATTGCCTCTACTTCACTGCTTACCATATATACACAGGTGGATACACACATccatatacatacatgtacgtgtgtgtgcatatatatatatatatgaatgaGATCTGCTTTGCTATCACCACTTTAATATCAGGTCAGTCGTCATATGATAATAATTGTCCAGTCCTCCCAGACAATCCTATCTGTTTACCTATTCCCAATTTTTGTAGAAAATACCTCATAGTCTGCTTATTCAGAGCAGAGCTAGTCTGTAGATCTATGGCTTATTAGTCACCATGTGATTTAATCCACTAGTCTAATATAGAGGCTTATAACATACAAGATTAAGTACCAGCTGCTGAACCATGTTTAACACAAAGTAGTATTACGAAAAAACaatcataaaaaaaatgcagtattagTTTAACAGACTAGAGTATCTAGTAACACATCTGAAAATAAGAATTGgatcttttttcagtttggaagTGCCTCTGTACATATTACCTGATTCACATGGTCCTTTATGTTTCATGCTGATATTCCTTTTCGTAGCATAAGCCTTGTTGAATTGACAGATGTTCTCGTAGGTTTTCCCTTCAGATCCACAGATGCTCTCTTGAGACTTGCACACACACTGGGGTTCAGGGACTTCCCCAaaccttgcttcctcagcatCCAACCTGCACTCGAGGTTGTCCCCACATTGCCCGTAAAAATGATTGCCCTGGTCCAAGTCGCAGATCTGACCTTCCACATTTCCACATTCAGGACAGCAGCCACAACGATCCAATACAGTGCCGGCTGGACAGTCTTTAGGCTCCGAGCAAAGTGCCAAATCGCATTTTCCACAACTATCTCCTTCCCTTAACAGCCTCCACCAGCCTCGGTGGTACAAGGCAGGGAAACTCTGAGAAACCTGCACCAGTACTACCAACACTGCTGTAACCATCGGGTGCTTCATCTTGAGAATGTAACGAACAAGCAGAAAAGGTCCTTGGAGTAAagccagggtggggggggaaagaaaaagaaaaaaaaaggaaagagtgagCTAGTGAGAGAAAAACATCACAATCCTCTTTTTGTTTTAGAATGTAAATGCTACTGCAAACATAGGCTTTAAGAAGAAATTAGCATCAGATTCCTAATCTGGAACtgataataaaaatgcatacaaacCCACCGGCTTTTCTCTAATGCAGTTTGGAATGCGAGTATTGCTTGCACAGAAACCAAACTGCCCCTTCT includes the following:
- the LOC104323145 gene encoding kazal-type serine protease inhibitor domain-containing protein 1 → MKHPMVTAVLVVLVQVSQSFPALYHRGWWRLLREGDSCGKCDLALCSEPKDCPAGTVLDRCGCCPECGNVEGQICDLDQGNHFYGQCGDNLECRLDAEEARFGEVPEPQCVCKSQESICGSEGKTYENICQFNKAYATKRNISMKHKGPCESAPVISMPPQDVQNFTGNDVIFGCEVSAYPMPHLEWKKKGNKMFLPGDDAHISVQARGGPQKYGVTGWLQIQGLKKSDEGVYICHTKNKHGATYASARLKVIDGSSPAFAFTAGSRSASYSIEYGDYYDDSDDEDEEEYESGDYEN